TTAAGAGCAATTCATTCGTGGATGTTTTTGTTTTGACAATAGGAGCTGCTTCCGAAGTATAGGTGTCAGCGACCAGTACGGTATATACATTTTGGTTGTTTATTGCAAAAAAATGTATATATTTAATGTGTTCGTCTTCTGTTTCAGGGGACAGTACGAGGGCAATTTCTTTTGTGCTTTTGGACATAAATTCCGATACTTTTTCTAACACAGAATTAAGGTCTTTTGTTTTTTCAGTGGCGGAAATTTCTATTTTTTTTATGATTTTCTCTTTCTTTTCTTTTAAAAAAGTTTCAATAAAAAAGCGATATGCTTTGCTTGTTGGAATTCTGCCTGCAGAAATATGAGGCTGATATATATATCCCAAATTCTTAAGCTCTGCCATTTCGTTCCTTATAGTGGCAGAAGAAATAGGGATACAAAACTTTTCAGCTATTCTTGTTGATCCTACTGGCTGTCCTGTTTTAATGTATTCTGTTACTAAAATTTTTAATATTTCATCTCTTCTATTTTTTAATTTCATCATTTAAATTATATCAAAAAGAAGCTTCTTATAAAAGAAGCTTCTTTATAGTGATTTAGTCCAGTACTTTTTGAAAAGAATGTGTAAAAATTAATAAATGGGTAACGAATTTTTAATTTCCCAATCGGTTACATGTATTCGATACTCATCCCACTCTTTTTCTTTGGCTTCTATGTATTTCTTAGTTATATGATCGCCAAGAGCAGATAGTATTACCTTATCTTTCTTTAATTCCTGGATCGCTTCTCTTAGGGTAGATGGCAGGATATCAATGTCCATAGCGGATTTTTCTTTAACGGAAAGTTCGTATATGTTGATGTTATTTGCAGGTTTTGGGGGTGTTATTTTATTTTTTATGCCGTCTAATCCTGCTTTTAAAATTACTGCAAGGGCAAGATATGGATTTGTTGTGGGGTCAGGGCTTCTATATTCTATTCTTTTTTCTTCAAATTCACCTAAAGGCACTCTAATTAAAGCACTTCTATTTTTTTCAGCCCAGCACATATACACAGGGGCTTCGTATCCTGGGACAAGTCTCTTGTAAGAATTTACAATCGGATTTGTTATTGCAGTGATTGCCTTTGCATGTTTTAATAGCCCTCCTATGAAATATAATGCTATGTTGGAGAGATTAAATTGTTTATCTGGAGCATAAAAAATATTTTTACCGTTTTTTGTGAAGAGAGAAATATGAGTATGCATTCCCGATCCATTTATTCCAAAGATAGGTTTTGGTAAAAATGTTGCGTATAATCCATTTTGTAAAGCAATGGTTTTTGCGACAGTTTTAAATGTGGTTGCTCTATCTGCTGTTTTCAGTGCATCGGCGTATTTAAAATCTATTTCATGTTGGGAAGGAGCTACTTCATGATGCGAAGCTTCAATTTCAAACCCTATTTTTTCAAGGGCAACTGCTATTTCTATGCGAGTTTTTTCGCCAATATCTTCTGGAAGCATTTCAAAGTAGCTTCCGTCACTTACCAGTTTTGTTGAGGGATTTTTATCTTCCGTGAGTTTGAACAAGAAAAATTCTTCTTCAGTACCATTATACATATAAAAGCCCAATTTTCTTGCTTCTCCTATTACTTTTTTTAACATATAGCGTGGAGAACCACTGAATGGTTTTCCGTTATGTCCATATACATTACAAATTAAACGTGCTATTTTTATTGGTTGATCAAACGTCCATGGCAATATAGTGAATGTATCGAGGTCAGGATACAGCACCATATCAGATTCTTCTATTCTTACAAATCCCTCAATTGATGATCCATCAAAGGCAATTCCATGATCTATTACTTTTTCAAGTTTTTTTGAACTGATTTCTATAAGTTTTGGAAATCCTAAAATATCTACAAACTGAAGCCATATTGCATTAATCTCTTTATTGTAAATTTCTTTAAGAATTTTTTCCTTTGTCATTCCCCCCCTCCCTTAAATCGAGCTTTTAGAATTTTATTTGTAAATTTAAAAAAATCAAGTTCTGCAAATAAAATTTGAAATAATTTTTAAGAATTTAATTTTGATAAAATACGATGAGTACAATAATTTTTGAAAAATAAACAAAAAAACAGGGAGAATGTTAAGTAATTATGCAAACTCCCTGTTTTTTTGTTTATTTACCTCTTTTTTGCTACTGCGTCTTTTAGCTTTTTCCCTGGTTTAAAGAAAGGTACTGTTTTTGCAGCAATTTTGATTTTCTTTCTTGTCCTTGGGTTTACGCCATTCCTTGCTGACCTCTTTCTTGCTCCAAATGTGCCGAATCCGATCAGTGCAACTTTGTCTCCCTTTTTGAGAGTAGTTGTTACGACCTCTGCAAAAGAATCGAGCATCATTGCTGCATCTTTTTTCTTAAGACCAGTTTTTTTTGTAATTGCAGTAATAAGTTCTGGTTTGTTCATAAATTTTCCCTCCTTCTTTAAGTATTTGCCTTTTTGAGGCATCTTACCCTGATTTTAACTAGTTTTTTTTGCTTGTCAAGAGGGGAAATGCCTTTTTTGCTACATTTTTTAGCTTTTTTTTCTAAAAAAGTCCCATTACAAGATATTTTTTGGTTTTTTATTGTCTCCAATCCTTAATTTTTAATGTGCCTTCCCCGAAGAGTTTTTCAACCTTTCTTTGGAATTGTTTCGAATTTTTTACGAAATATTTTGACGAAAGTGCAATTTTTATGTCTTTTTCATCCTTTAGGAGGTGTATAATTACTGGATTTCCTCCTTTATGCAGTTTTATTTCCTTTTTTAACTCCCCAAGTTTTTTTGTTAATTCAGCTCCAACTTTTATATAGAGGTGTAATGATTTATATTCATCTTTTTTCTTGATGTCTTTTTCTGTAAAGAAGTTTACCACTTTTTCTGCAAATAGTATTATATTATCTTCTTCTTTTCTAATCGTTCCTTCTATTACAATTACTCCCTCTTTATCTATATAGGGTGTAAAATTTTCATAATTGTGGGGAAAGACAAGTGTTTCTATTTTTATATTGGCATCTTCCATTTTGAATTTATATATATGATTGCCATTTCTTGTTTTACTTCTTTTGACTTTATCTTTGATGCCTGCAACAATTACCTTGCTTTCAGTTTCTTTGTTTAAAATGGAAGACACAGTAGGAATTTCCCGTTCCTCTAAAATGGGCAAATATGTGTTTATTGGATTCCCAGAAATATAAAAGCCAAACGCTTCTTTTTCATAGTTTAAGGTATCCATTAACGATGAACGTTTGCTTGTGATTATAGGCGTGTTTCCTCCAAAAAGAGAAATTATTTCTTCTTTTGCGTTCCCTCCATATTCGTCTAAAAGTTCTTTTCTGTCTCTGCCAAAGGAATCGAAACACCCTGCTTTTATGAGATTTTCTACAACTTTCTTATTGACTTTAAATGGGTTACACCTTTTTAGAAAACTACTAAGCGATTTGAATTCTCCTGACAGTTTTCTTTCTTCAATTATTTTTTCAAGAATTTTTTCACCTATACTTTTAATAGCAAACATGCCAAATCTAATGGAATCACCTTCTATATTATAGTAGACAGCTGATTTATTTATATCAGGAGGAAGTATGTCTATTCCTTTATTTTTTATCTCATATATTATTTCGCTTGTTTTATCTTCATTGCCTATGTAGGCATTCAGAAGAGCAGTAAAATATTCTTTTGGATAATGTGCTTTAAGGTATGCATTTTGATATGCGATTGTTGCGTAAGACACTGCATGGGATTTATTGAATCCATATCCTGCAAAGAACTCTATCAAATCAAATACTTTTGTTGCAATAATCCTGTCTATCCCTTGGTTTACGGCTTTTTCTATAAATATGCTTCTCTGTTTTTTTAATATTTCCGGCTTCTTTTTTCCTATTGCTTTTCTCAGGATATCTGCTTCAGACATTGTATATCCAGCAAGTACATTTGCAATCTGCATTATCTGTTCCTGGTATACAATGATTCCGTAGGTTGGTTTTAAAATTTGCTCTAATGTTGGATGAGGATAGGTTATTTTCTTTTTGCCATTTTTTCTTTTAATGTATTCTTTTATTCCACCGGCTCTAATTGCTCCTGGTCTGTACAGAGCTACTACTGCCGTAAGCTCATCTATGCTTTCTGGTTGTACGCCTTTTAATACTTTTCTCATACCACTGCTTTCTAATTGGAATACTCCGATAGAATCACCTTTTTTTAGCATATCAAATGTTTTTTTATCATTCATTGGAATTTCTTTTAAGTTGAGATCTATGCCGTTTTTTTGGAGCATTCCTATTGTGTCTTGCATTATGGTAAGGTTTCGCAGGCCAAGAAAATCCATTTTTAATAGACCGATATGCTCTATGATATCCTTATCAAATTGGGCAATTATGGCATTATTTTTATCTAATTGTAGTGGTATGTATTCTATTAAGGGTTTGTCTCCGATAACAATGCCGGCAGCGTGGGTAGAAAAATTTCTAACATTGCTTTCAAGGACTATGGCTATTTGAAAGAGTTCTTTGTATTTTTCACTGTTCGATTTTTCTTTAAGTTCCGGCACTGTTTCAATAGCATTTTCTAGAGAAGCACCAAACGGGATGCGCTTTGCAATTTTATCTATTTCTCCATATGGGAAGTTTAGCGCCCTTCCGACATCCCTTATAACTGCTCTTGCTTCCATTCTGCCAAATGTTGCTACTTGAGCTACATGATCTTTACCGTATTTATTTTTTACGTATTCTATTACTTCATCTCTTTTTTTATCTCCAAAATCTATATCAATATCTGGCATTGACACCCTCTCCGGGTTTAAAAAGCGCTCAAATAAGAGATCGTGTTTTAATGGATCTATTTCCGTGATGTTAAGTGCATATGATACTATACTTCCTGCAGCAGAACCTCTTCCAGGACCTACTGGGATGTTGTGCTTTTTTGTCCAGCTTATGAAATCTTGTACAATGAGAAAATAATCTGTAAAACCAACTTTATTAATGACCTCAAGTTCGTATTCTGCGCGCTTTTGTACATCAGGAATTTGTTCAATGGGGTACATTTTTTTCAGGCCTTCTATTGTAAGCTTTTTTAGGAAGTCTATATTTTTTTGTTTATTCCACTCTTCGCCATCGGGAGTGAACCGAGGTAGATGGTAGGTGTTAAAATCAAAATTTACATTGCACATCTCTTTTATTTTCTCGGTGTTGTCAATTGCTTCAGGGAATTCTTTAAAGATTTTTCTCATTTCATCTTCAGATTTTATGTAGAATTCTTCTGTTTGAAAACGCATTCTATCAGGATCTTCTACTTTAGCAAGCGTTTGAACACAGAGCACTATATCATGCGCTTTTGCATCTTCCTTTCTCAGATAATGTGCATCGTTTGTTGCTACGAGCGGTATGTTTTCTTCTTTCGAGAGCTCTGCCATTATCCGAATTGCTTCTTTCTCTTCTGGCAAGTTGTGATTCTGTATTTCGAGGAAGAAATTTTCTTTTTCAAATATATCTGTGTATTTATGTAGAGCCTTACGTGCTGCTTCTTTCCCTTCCTTAAGTGCTGATGACGGTATTTCTCCT
The sequence above is a segment of the Caldisericota bacterium genome. Coding sequences within it:
- a CDS encoding HU family DNA-binding protein, yielding MNKPELITAITKKTGLKKKDAAMMLDSFAEVVTTTLKKGDKVALIGFGTFGARKRSARNGVNPRTRKKIKIAAKTVPFFKPGKKLKDAVAKKR
- a CDS encoding glutamine synthetase family protein, yielding MTKEKILKEIYNKEINAIWLQFVDILGFPKLIEISSKKLEKVIDHGIAFDGSSIEGFVRIEESDMVLYPDLDTFTILPWTFDQPIKIARLICNVYGHNGKPFSGSPRYMLKKVIGEARKLGFYMYNGTEEEFFLFKLTEDKNPSTKLVSDGSYFEMLPEDIGEKTRIEIAVALEKIGFEIEASHHEVAPSQHEIDFKYADALKTADRATTFKTVAKTIALQNGLYATFLPKPIFGINGSGMHTHISLFTKNGKNIFYAPDKQFNLSNIALYFIGGLLKHAKAITAITNPIVNSYKRLVPGYEAPVYMCWAEKNRSALIRVPLGEFEEKRIEYRSPDPTTNPYLALAVILKAGLDGIKNKITPPKPANNINIYELSVKEKSAMDIDILPSTLREAIQELKKDKVILSALGDHITKKYIEAKEKEWDEYRIHVTDWEIKNSLPIY
- a CDS encoding DNA polymerase III subunit alpha; the encoded protein is MGFTHLHLHTEYSLLDGLNKIPKLVQRIRELGMDSVAITDHGNMYGAIDFYETMIKNGIKPIIGCEVYVAPDGRLKKEKRSAKRYHLVLLAKNNTGYKNLIKIVSIGFLEGFYYKPRVDYEILKKYHEGIIGLSACLQGEIPSSALKEGKEAARKALHKYTDIFEKENFFLEIQNHNLPEEKEAIRIMAELSKEENIPLVATNDAHYLRKEDAKAHDIVLCVQTLAKVEDPDRMRFQTEEFYIKSEDEMRKIFKEFPEAIDNTEKIKEMCNVNFDFNTYHLPRFTPDGEEWNKQKNIDFLKKLTIEGLKKMYPIEQIPDVQKRAEYELEVINKVGFTDYFLIVQDFISWTKKHNIPVGPGRGSAAGSIVSYALNITEIDPLKHDLLFERFLNPERVSMPDIDIDFGDKKRDEVIEYVKNKYGKDHVAQVATFGRMEARAVIRDVGRALNFPYGEIDKIAKRIPFGASLENAIETVPELKEKSNSEKYKELFQIAIVLESNVRNFSTHAAGIVIGDKPLIEYIPLQLDKNNAIIAQFDKDIIEHIGLLKMDFLGLRNLTIMQDTIGMLQKNGIDLNLKEIPMNDKKTFDMLKKGDSIGVFQLESSGMRKVLKGVQPESIDELTAVVALYRPGAIRAGGIKEYIKRKNGKKKITYPHPTLEQILKPTYGIIVYQEQIMQIANVLAGYTMSEADILRKAIGKKKPEILKKQRSIFIEKAVNQGIDRIIATKVFDLIEFFAGYGFNKSHAVSYATIAYQNAYLKAHYPKEYFTALLNAYIGNEDKTSEIIYEIKNKGIDILPPDINKSAVYYNIEGDSIRFGMFAIKSIGEKILEKIIEERKLSGEFKSLSSFLKRCNPFKVNKKVVENLIKAGCFDSFGRDRKELLDEYGGNAKEEIISLFGGNTPIITSKRSSLMDTLNYEKEAFGFYISGNPINTYLPILEEREIPTVSSILNKETESKVIVAGIKDKVKRSKTRNGNHIYKFKMEDANIKIETLVFPHNYENFTPYIDKEGVIVIEGTIRKEEDNIILFAEKVVNFFTEKDIKKKDEYKSLHLYIKVGAELTKKLGELKKEIKLHKGGNPVIIHLLKDEKDIKIALSSKYFVKNSKQFQRKVEKLFGEGTLKIKDWRQ